Proteins encoded within one genomic window of Sinorhizobium sp. B11:
- the trbI gene encoding IncP-type conjugal transfer protein TrbI: MAQSLQLGSPHSEQAQTMRRLNRLPILIAIGLLVLFSAVIIFGLSGRGFLFRQSEPVTGAGPPASTYGDQLKRGIEDGIIGEAQPVGPFEPKASPDPKPARETLSSRPPEQPSLAHPAQALPEVDFETRLAREERERYLRELQRRRMARLQAADAALDSPLQVDISQAKARDAPADISVPPGEGAKTGPLDLYQAALHAGSLGQNVDPNGQVLKEDFFNKDIKELGYLPNRVVPQISQFELKRGSVIPATLISGINSDLPGRISAQVSQNVYDSKTGYRLLIPQGAKLFGRYDSKVAFGQARVLVVWTDLIFPNGQTLQIGGMAGSDPEGYGGFRDRVNNHTIRTFTAAALIALIGTGIDAAMPESSTRATQDTASDAARRNFAESFGRVAERTIDRNLNVQPTLEIRPGYRFNVLVDQDIIFPGAYVERDGGVSR, translated from the coding sequence ATGGCCCAGTCGCTGCAACTTGGAAGCCCGCACAGCGAGCAGGCGCAGACCATGCGTCGTCTCAACAGGTTGCCGATCCTGATCGCGATCGGCCTGCTGGTCCTGTTTTCTGCGGTGATCATTTTCGGTCTCTCCGGGCGCGGATTTCTCTTCAGGCAATCCGAGCCGGTCACGGGCGCCGGTCCTCCGGCATCGACCTATGGCGACCAGCTGAAGCGTGGCATTGAGGACGGCATCATCGGTGAGGCTCAGCCAGTCGGTCCGTTCGAGCCGAAGGCCTCCCCCGACCCGAAACCGGCGCGCGAAACCTTGTCCAGCCGGCCTCCCGAGCAGCCAAGCCTTGCCCACCCTGCGCAGGCGCTGCCGGAGGTCGATTTCGAAACCCGGCTCGCCAGAGAAGAGCGCGAACGGTATCTGCGTGAACTGCAGCGCCGCAGGATGGCGCGCCTGCAAGCTGCCGACGCCGCATTGGATTCGCCACTTCAGGTCGACATCAGTCAGGCCAAGGCCCGTGACGCGCCAGCCGATATTTCTGTCCCGCCAGGCGAAGGCGCGAAGACAGGGCCGCTCGATCTTTATCAGGCCGCGCTGCATGCCGGGTCCCTCGGACAGAACGTCGACCCGAACGGGCAGGTCTTGAAGGAGGATTTCTTCAACAAGGACATTAAGGAGCTCGGCTATCTGCCGAACAGGGTCGTACCGCAGATATCGCAATTCGAACTCAAACGCGGTTCGGTCATACCGGCAACCTTGATCTCGGGCATCAATTCCGACCTTCCCGGACGCATCAGCGCTCAGGTCAGCCAGAACGTCTACGACAGTAAGACCGGCTACCGGCTCTTGATCCCCCAAGGGGCCAAGCTTTTCGGGCGTTATGATTCGAAGGTCGCCTTTGGCCAGGCACGCGTGCTAGTCGTCTGGACCGATCTGATCTTTCCAAACGGCCAGACGCTGCAGATTGGCGGGATGGCCGGTTCGGATCCGGAGGGCTATGGCGGCTTTCGCGACCGCGTCAACAATCACACCATCCGCACGTTCACCGCGGCAGCTCTCATCGCTCTTATCGGCACCGGCATCGATGCCGCCATGCCGGAAAGCTCGACCAGAGCGACCCAGGACACAGCCTCGGACGCGGCAAGGCGTAATTTTGCCGAAAGCTTCGGACGCGTGGCGGAGCGGACGATCGACAGGAACCTCAACGTGCAGCCAACCCTCGAAATTCGCCCCGGCTACAGGTTCAATGTCCTGGTCGACCAGGACATCATCTTCCCCGGAGCCTATGTCGAGCGCGACGGAGGGGTGAGCAGATGA
- a CDS encoding ornithine cyclodeaminase has translation MDATANITYLKAADLEAAQQALTMEEIHQAVSRAWTEIRSGQARGGKAVLSLDEEEFWSTPDFAAFREEFADERLGWKLSSLYSVSSTHGGVKIIGANAFNRRLGLPRSTSTFLLLDKYTLRPIAILDETGLSAARTGTYASIVADRCLAKVGMARVFLIGSGPVARSVIRSLSCSCGDRIEQIFIRSRRIENARALAIALAEETRIPLACVEDNRMMASCSLVITATNARQPVFDDEELERHATTLHLGGDEVPSAYLQRCLRTGLVVCDDVATVSRRNSQSIALHFSRNGLSLESIGPLIGIRSLSEPKEWYEPVDGPTCITCVGLAVLDLFVAEASYEKYCRINADRDRIAACLP, from the coding sequence ATGGATGCAACCGCCAACATAACCTATTTGAAGGCAGCCGATCTGGAGGCGGCCCAGCAGGCCCTGACGATGGAGGAAATTCATCAGGCCGTATCGCGCGCCTGGACCGAAATCCGCTCTGGCCAAGCGCGCGGCGGAAAGGCGGTGCTTTCCCTTGACGAAGAGGAGTTCTGGTCGACGCCCGACTTTGCCGCCTTCAGGGAAGAATTTGCCGACGAACGGCTCGGCTGGAAATTGTCATCCCTCTACAGCGTCAGCTCGACGCATGGCGGGGTAAAGATCATCGGAGCGAATGCCTTCAATCGACGTCTCGGTCTGCCGAGGTCGACCTCCACTTTCCTGCTTCTCGATAAATATACGTTGCGGCCCATCGCCATTCTGGACGAAACCGGCCTGTCTGCGGCACGCACCGGAACCTATGCCTCGATCGTTGCCGATCGATGCCTTGCGAAGGTCGGCATGGCCCGCGTCTTCCTGATCGGATCGGGGCCGGTCGCCCGCAGCGTCATCCGATCGCTTTCCTGCTCCTGTGGCGACAGGATCGAGCAGATCTTCATCCGCAGTCGCAGGATCGAAAATGCCCGTGCGCTCGCAATCGCTTTGGCAGAAGAGACAAGGATCCCGCTTGCCTGCGTCGAAGACAACCGGATGATGGCCAGCTGCTCGCTCGTCATTACCGCCACGAACGCGCGCCAGCCTGTCTTTGACGACGAGGAGCTGGAAAGACATGCGACCACCCTTCATCTTGGTGGCGACGAAGTCCCGAGCGCATACCTGCAGCGCTGTCTGCGGACCGGCCTCGTCGTCTGCGACGACGTTGCGACGGTCTCGCGCCGCAACTCGCAAAGCATCGCTCTTCATTTTTCGCGAAACGGCCTCTCCCTGGAGAGCATTGGCCCCTTGATCGGCATCCGCTCCTTGTCCGAGCCCAAGGAGTGGTACGAGCCTGTCGATGGCCCGACCTGCATTACCTGCGTTGGTCTTGCCGTCCTCGATCTCTTCGTTGCCGAGGCGAGTTACGAGAAATACTGCCGGATCAACGCCGATCGCGATCGGATCGCCGCATGTCTCCCCTGA
- a CDS encoding DUF982 domain-containing protein, whose product MIWNRMTEFAPIGLVFADRRRSRIIRTLGDAAATLLRDWPSDDGEEYKTVVKACADAISGDIEPAEFRKRLIRAAGEAGITAFSIVH is encoded by the coding sequence ATGATCTGGAACAGGATGACGGAGTTTGCTCCCATCGGCCTGGTTTTCGCAGACCGCCGACGCAGCAGGATCATTCGCACCCTTGGTGATGCGGCAGCCACTCTCCTTCGAGACTGGCCGTCCGACGACGGCGAGGAATATAAGACTGTTGTCAAGGCCTGCGCGGACGCAATCAGCGGCGATATCGAGCCGGCCGAATTCCGCAAACGTCTCATTCGCGCCGCCGGCGAGGCGGGCATTACAGCATTTTCGATCGTCCATTGA
- a CDS encoding amidohydrolase family protein, which yields MSNIRPIAIINAARVINGDGVTSLERASVLLAEGRIEAVVQTERPSLSEDYALIDAAGCTVLPGVINAHAHGCVCGPTMPSGSASFDRQQIDYQKNRHLLSGTTTLLNVCGLALAEDVDDIAQHPHPLDVHISTAHTPASLAAAQAADGSGLSPRHLAARVDHLLEGGAKALGEAGGGQTLGGGAQDYRFLPEAIEKASGLVVHPNLARKLKEAALGRWLDPNANPDGVTLSSLLKENGLEGHFTIESITSLVRKTVMTPVALARQGLGEIAAEAARTGMPAIFHNAVPTAAQLIELAGRFPTARMVAGHSNHPSFTRVEAVETAAALRALGVGIDVSTLDCISTRWRNGPDNLDCLVDAGLVDTISTDFGGGDWDTILEAIHRMICRKLLTPADAIAKATGNVAMIFPELAGDRGLIASGKRADIVISQSHNLARVRHVICRGRIVVKNGSIVVASMPETDPETDRTSPDLLPGPR from the coding sequence ATGAGCAATATCCGTCCGATCGCCATCATCAATGCAGCGCGCGTCATCAACGGTGATGGTGTCACCTCGCTCGAACGGGCAAGCGTGCTTCTTGCCGAGGGCCGTATCGAGGCTGTCGTCCAGACGGAGAGGCCGTCGCTGTCAGAAGACTACGCGCTGATCGATGCTGCAGGATGTACGGTTCTACCAGGCGTTATCAATGCCCACGCCCATGGCTGCGTCTGTGGCCCGACGATGCCGAGCGGATCGGCCTCCTTCGACCGTCAGCAAATCGACTATCAGAAAAACCGCCATCTTCTATCCGGGACGACGACCCTTCTCAACGTTTGCGGGCTCGCCCTTGCCGAGGACGTCGATGACATCGCGCAACATCCCCATCCGCTCGACGTCCATATCAGCACGGCCCATACGCCGGCGAGCCTTGCGGCGGCGCAGGCGGCCGATGGAAGCGGGCTTTCACCCCGTCACCTGGCCGCAAGGGTCGACCATCTGCTTGAGGGTGGTGCCAAGGCGCTCGGTGAAGCGGGCGGCGGCCAGACACTCGGCGGCGGCGCCCAGGACTACCGGTTCCTGCCGGAGGCGATCGAGAAAGCCAGTGGTCTCGTCGTCCATCCCAATCTTGCGCGAAAGCTCAAGGAGGCTGCACTCGGACGCTGGCTCGATCCAAACGCCAATCCCGACGGCGTGACACTGTCGTCGCTGTTGAAGGAGAACGGGCTTGAAGGGCATTTTACGATCGAGAGCATAACAAGCCTCGTGCGCAAGACCGTGATGACGCCCGTTGCGCTTGCTCGTCAGGGTCTTGGCGAAATCGCGGCGGAAGCTGCGCGCACCGGCATGCCGGCGATCTTTCACAATGCGGTGCCGACGGCAGCCCAGCTCATCGAACTTGCCGGAAGGTTTCCAACGGCAAGAATGGTCGCCGGCCACAGCAATCATCCGTCGTTCACGCGTGTCGAAGCGGTGGAAACGGCTGCCGCGCTTCGCGCCCTCGGAGTGGGCATCGACGTCTCGACACTCGACTGCATCTCGACCCGCTGGCGCAACGGCCCCGACAATCTTGACTGCCTCGTCGATGCAGGGCTCGTCGATACGATTTCGACCGACTTCGGCGGCGGCGATTGGGATACGATCCTGGAGGCGATCCACCGGATGATTTGCCGCAAGCTCCTGACGCCGGCCGACGCTATCGCCAAGGCGACGGGGAACGTCGCAATGATCTTTCCCGAGCTCGCCGGCGACCGTGGCCTGATCGCAAGCGGCAAGCGCGCCGATATCGTTATCAGCCAGTCCCACAATCTCGCCCGCGTCCGTCACGTCATTTGCCGGGGCAGGATCGTTGTCAAGAACGGCAGTATCGTTGTCGCCTCCATGCCAGAGACCGATCCAGAGACGGATCGCACGAGCCCGGACTTGCTCCCAGGCCCGCGATGA
- a CDS encoding MmgE/PrpD family protein, with translation MSPLTQMLANHVFAGPRDHSADLVGMVRRCVLDLVGAAIAGSKTASAVAACNMVGPVFGVGNARIWLGATSAPGGALLCNVMAATALDIDDGHRAARGHPGAAVIPTALLLASELGATGCDLMSAIICGYDVGVRIAAAQTAEGIRTRQSGRWAAFASAATAGRLLRLEPGRLAHALAIAGVLAPNQLANGSSGYSRMTGNDVKEGIAWASVLGLTAARLAESGFTGPVDLLDHANYYDGGRIVGSLGQRWEIADTYFKPYGCCRYIHPALDAFREIAGDDMIGADDIVEIEVQTFAWAMRLANRTDPQTLVDVQYSLPYCMALIAVDGPQALAPLDEGVLGCRELQMLAGKVRISIDPGLDRSFPAQTLARVILRTRTLELVSDVHTPRGEKTRPMDWKAICNKFEIVTRRRLRQQEQRRIIEAVSALPCDGPAALMAALEPASAVAGEAAKAVPANGRAC, from the coding sequence ATGTCTCCCCTGACCCAAATGCTCGCCAACCACGTCTTTGCCGGCCCACGAGATCATTCCGCCGATCTCGTCGGCATGGTTCGGCGCTGCGTCCTTGATCTTGTCGGCGCGGCAATTGCCGGATCCAAAACGGCAAGCGCTGTTGCCGCATGCAATATGGTTGGGCCCGTCTTCGGAGTCGGTAATGCCCGCATATGGCTCGGCGCAACAAGTGCGCCGGGCGGCGCGCTATTGTGCAACGTGATGGCGGCAACCGCGCTCGACATCGATGACGGGCATCGCGCAGCCAGGGGTCATCCCGGAGCAGCGGTCATTCCGACCGCACTTCTGCTTGCCAGCGAGCTCGGCGCCACAGGCTGCGACCTGATGAGCGCGATCATCTGCGGCTATGACGTCGGCGTCAGGATTGCAGCGGCACAGACGGCCGAGGGCATCCGGACCCGTCAGTCGGGGCGATGGGCAGCCTTTGCTTCCGCCGCAACGGCCGGGCGCCTGCTTCGGCTCGAGCCAGGCCGCCTTGCCCACGCCCTGGCGATTGCCGGCGTGCTTGCGCCAAACCAGCTTGCCAACGGCAGCTCGGGATATTCGCGGATGACCGGCAACGATGTGAAGGAAGGTATCGCCTGGGCGAGCGTTCTTGGCTTGACGGCCGCACGACTTGCCGAAAGCGGCTTCACCGGGCCGGTCGACCTTCTCGATCATGCCAACTATTATGACGGCGGCCGGATCGTCGGTTCACTCGGCCAGCGCTGGGAAATCGCCGACACCTATTTCAAACCCTACGGCTGTTGCCGCTATATCCATCCGGCATTGGACGCCTTTCGCGAAATCGCGGGCGACGATATGATCGGTGCTGATGACATCGTCGAGATCGAGGTCCAGACTTTCGCCTGGGCAATGAGACTGGCCAACCGTACCGATCCGCAGACCCTGGTCGACGTGCAATACAGCCTGCCCTATTGCATGGCGCTGATTGCGGTCGACGGCCCACAGGCGCTTGCGCCGCTCGATGAAGGCGTGTTGGGGTGCAGAGAGCTGCAGATGCTGGCGGGCAAGGTCAGGATCAGCATCGACCCTGGCCTCGACCGGTCCTTTCCCGCGCAGACGCTCGCGCGGGTGATCCTTCGCACCAGGACGCTCGAGCTTGTGTCCGACGTTCATACACCACGGGGCGAAAAGACGCGGCCCATGGACTGGAAGGCGATCTGCAACAAGTTCGAGATTGTGACGCGTCGCCGCTTGCGGCAGCAAGAACAGCGCCGCATCATCGAGGCGGTTTCGGCACTGCCCTGCGACGGTCCGGCCGCGCTGATGGCCGCACTTGAGCCCGCAAGCGCGGTTGCAGGAGAAGCGGCGAAAGCGGTGCCGGCCAACGGACGGGCCTGCTGA
- a CDS encoding response regulator transcription factor yields METHEPAILVITDDATLAKPIVDALEVANLQSRVVQTALAAHQVSTDHGFLILATATGDLSVELYRDIRKSSAMPIILLAPDDRQLAGRDTGADHCLPSSANPHQLMAEVRAFLRKLERGERQRLRVLTFEGWRVDTHRRAVTAPDGSRVSLLAAEFDLLVAFCRSPGTVLSRRVLLEATHIGLGRPLERSVDVHVCRLRRKLAEAGDGGDLIQTVRLGGYVLVSPINPE; encoded by the coding sequence ATGGAAACACATGAACCAGCCATTCTGGTCATTACCGATGACGCCACGCTCGCCAAGCCGATCGTCGATGCGCTGGAGGTTGCAAACCTTCAAAGCAGGGTGGTGCAAACCGCTCTTGCCGCGCATCAGGTCAGCACCGATCACGGCTTTCTTATCCTCGCCACTGCGACTGGCGATCTGAGCGTCGAGCTCTATCGAGACATCCGCAAATCGAGCGCGATGCCGATTATCCTCCTTGCCCCAGATGATCGGCAGCTCGCCGGGCGCGATACCGGTGCAGACCATTGCCTGCCAAGCAGTGCCAATCCTCACCAGCTGATGGCCGAGGTTCGCGCCTTCTTGCGCAAACTGGAGCGCGGCGAGCGGCAAAGACTGCGCGTGCTGACCTTCGAAGGCTGGCGCGTTGATACCCATCGCCGCGCCGTCACGGCACCCGACGGATCGAGGGTTAGCCTGCTCGCTGCCGAATTCGATCTCCTGGTCGCCTTCTGCCGGAGCCCCGGGACTGTACTCTCTCGCCGGGTGCTGCTGGAGGCAACCCATATCGGTCTTGGCAGGCCGCTCGAACGCAGCGTCGATGTCCACGTCTGCCGGCTTCGCCGCAAGCTCGCGGAGGCCGGCGACGGGGGCGACCTGATCCAGACCGTGCGTCTTGGCGGCTATGTCCTCGTTTCGCCAATCAACCCTGAATAA
- a CDS encoding response regulator transcription factor, which produces MKPTVVISSLDADYSLSLRHILAAEGFATDLAMSPAETSAAIRDRMPVGLIVDGRSAFAIDLCRALKEDAATDHVRIVTLVPVEAEHRFEAFLKAGVDEAFMRPVAPDRYLRALNRLLGTEARLMPQQERPEVLHHDGLSIDARAHRIIHDARDVHVGPIEFALLHRMMSEPGRVFRREELARLAWPHGVFVDPKTVNVHIARLRKALGPVMKTDIVRTVRGIGYGLEAASIREGLD; this is translated from the coding sequence GTGAAACCCACTGTGGTCATAAGTTCGCTTGATGCCGACTACTCGCTGTCGCTTCGACATATTCTGGCGGCAGAAGGCTTTGCCACCGACCTTGCCATGAGCCCCGCGGAAACGTCTGCGGCGATAAGGGACAGGATGCCCGTCGGGCTCATCGTCGATGGCAGGAGCGCGTTTGCAATCGACTTGTGCAGAGCGCTGAAGGAGGATGCGGCGACAGACCATGTCCGTATTGTCACGCTTGTTCCGGTCGAGGCCGAACACCGCTTTGAAGCCTTCTTGAAAGCGGGCGTCGACGAGGCCTTCATGCGACCGGTAGCGCCCGATCGCTATCTGCGTGCGCTAAACCGTCTTCTCGGCACCGAGGCGCGCCTGATGCCGCAGCAGGAGCGACCGGAGGTGCTTCACCATGATGGATTGAGCATCGATGCCCGCGCCCATCGCATCATCCATGACGCGCGTGACGTCCATGTGGGTCCCATCGAATTTGCCCTCTTGCACCGGATGATGAGCGAGCCGGGCCGCGTCTTCCGCCGTGAAGAGCTTGCTCGCCTTGCCTGGCCGCATGGGGTCTTCGTCGATCCGAAAACAGTCAATGTCCATATCGCCAGACTGCGCAAGGCGCTGGGCCCGGTCATGAAGACGGACATCGTCCGGACGGTTCGCGGCATTGGCTATGGCCTTGAAGCGGCAAGCATTAGAGAAGGGCTAGACTGA
- the trbG gene encoding P-type conjugative transfer protein TrbG: MGHVTYRAVAGCCAMLASLASTTIAPAQSMSNKETKATRLSSQWRDGSGLFTRGADGKVIFLYGQSQPFVVCSPLQVCDIELEAGEVVRDVLVGDTVRWKVEPATSGPVGGQAIHLVVKPAEPGLSTSMVVTTSRRTYHVQLKSHSSRYMARVGFYYSQDVTEKLAEANARLDVRGTPGTATPADQLDFSYSVSGSAAWKPTRVYSDGLKTYIQFPRSVAGEDAPVLFIVSGGRNRIVNYRMTRNMMVVDYNVDRAILVSGVGWRRQKITIRRSS; encoded by the coding sequence ATGGGACACGTGACATATCGAGCGGTCGCCGGTTGCTGCGCGATGCTTGCATCGCTCGCCTCCACAACGATCGCGCCGGCCCAGTCGATGAGCAACAAAGAGACGAAGGCGACGCGCCTGTCTTCGCAATGGCGCGACGGCTCCGGCCTCTTCACCAGGGGGGCCGACGGAAAGGTCATCTTCCTTTACGGCCAAAGCCAGCCCTTTGTCGTCTGCTCGCCTCTGCAGGTGTGCGACATCGAGCTCGAGGCTGGAGAAGTGGTGCGCGACGTGCTAGTCGGCGACACGGTCAGATGGAAGGTCGAGCCGGCAACCTCGGGGCCAGTCGGTGGCCAGGCAATCCATCTGGTTGTCAAACCGGCAGAACCCGGCCTGTCGACATCGATGGTGGTGACGACGTCCAGGCGAACCTATCATGTTCAGCTGAAGTCCCATTCGAGCCGCTACATGGCCCGCGTCGGATTTTATTATTCGCAGGACGTCACCGAAAAACTCGCCGAGGCAAACGCGCGCCTTGACGTCAGGGGAACGCCCGGCACGGCAACGCCTGCCGACCAGCTAGACTTTTCCTATTCGGTAAGCGGCAGCGCTGCCTGGAAGCCGACACGCGTCTATTCGGACGGCCTGAAAACCTACATCCAGTTTCCGCGCTCCGTTGCCGGCGAGGATGCACCCGTCCTCTTCATCGTGTCGGGGGGCAGGAACCGTATCGTCAACTATCGCATGACGAGGAACATGATGGTGGTCGACTACAATGTCGATCGCGCCATTCTCGTCTCGGGTGTCGGGTGGCGACGCCAGAAGATCACGATCCGCCGGAGCAGCTGA
- a CDS encoding TauD/TfdA family dioxygenase, with translation MLKERLKAVQAQSNVCADIEGFDFNDYNAHDIEEVRHYWLTYGVLRFKNTRVTDADQVAFSRHFGEFVIHPKQLQEGGHPTHPEILVISNATQDGKPTGAMGNSEATWHTDTWFYERPPAGAILRAVKVPPSGGDTYFLSTYMAYETLPAALRKLVDGRQIFFQNVYDKTGKLRLGKSEPTSKDFREWSGMVHPLVRTHGETGRKALYLGGTADKAWIVGMPLEESEALLTELWDHTTNEQEVFVQQWEEGDIMMWDNRCTMHRRDSFDPASIRIMHRTTTSGERPI, from the coding sequence ATGCTGAAGGAAAGACTGAAGGCGGTACAGGCGCAAAGCAATGTCTGCGCCGACATCGAGGGGTTCGATTTCAACGATTACAATGCGCACGATATCGAGGAAGTGCGCCACTACTGGCTCACATATGGTGTTCTGCGCTTCAAGAACACACGCGTCACCGATGCCGACCAGGTTGCCTTCTCGCGTCATTTCGGCGAGTTCGTCATTCACCCGAAACAGCTTCAGGAAGGTGGCCATCCGACCCATCCGGAAATCCTCGTCATCAGCAATGCGACGCAGGACGGCAAGCCGACCGGCGCCATGGGCAACAGCGAGGCGACCTGGCATACCGATACCTGGTTTTACGAAAGGCCACCTGCCGGGGCAATTCTTCGTGCCGTCAAGGTTCCGCCGTCGGGGGGCGACACCTATTTTCTCTCCACCTACATGGCCTACGAGACGTTGCCGGCTGCCTTGCGAAAGCTCGTCGACGGCCGGCAGATCTTCTTCCAGAACGTCTATGACAAGACCGGCAAGCTCAGGCTTGGAAAGAGCGAGCCGACGAGCAAGGATTTCCGCGAGTGGAGCGGCATGGTCCATCCGCTTGTCCGCACCCATGGCGAAACTGGCAGAAAGGCACTCTATCTCGGCGGCACCGCCGACAAGGCCTGGATAGTCGGCATGCCGCTCGAGGAGAGCGAGGCGCTGCTGACCGAGCTTTGGGATCACACCACCAATGAGCAGGAAGTCTTCGTTCAGCAGTGGGAGGAGGGCGACATCATGATGTGGGACAACCGATGCACGATGCATCGGCGCGATTCCTTCGATCCGGCGTCGATCCGCATCATGCACCGCACGACCACGTCGGGCGAACGCCCCATCTGA
- a CDS encoding RraA family protein, producing MTPFYRAHEHLLSLPPDLLDMLPAVETATIGHVEHLGFVGDNVRPVFPCRAFGPALTVAAPGRDGTIIYRAIDMLRPGDMLVISRVDRDEIACVGGGVATAAKAKGASGIVIDGPCTDIEEIAALGLPVWCRGVSSRTTNRTVSVGGSINVPIACGTAAILPGYVVLADSEGVFAAEVERMRELADLAIARQGRSAMLRKHLAAGRSIFSFEQEDLA from the coding sequence ATGACACCCTTCTACCGGGCCCATGAACACCTGCTAAGCCTACCCCCTGATCTCCTCGACATGCTTCCGGCCGTCGAAACCGCCACGATCGGACATGTGGAGCATCTGGGCTTTGTGGGTGACAACGTCCGTCCCGTCTTTCCCTGCCGGGCTTTCGGCCCGGCCTTGACCGTCGCGGCGCCAGGCCGCGACGGCACCATCATCTACAGGGCAATCGACATGCTGAGACCGGGAGACATGCTGGTCATTTCGCGAGTCGATCGCGACGAGATTGCCTGCGTCGGCGGCGGCGTGGCGACGGCCGCCAAGGCGAAAGGCGCCAGCGGTATCGTCATCGACGGGCCCTGTACCGATATCGAGGAGATCGCCGCGCTCGGCCTGCCCGTCTGGTGCCGCGGTGTGTCGTCGCGCACGACAAACCGGACCGTCTCGGTCGGCGGCTCGATCAATGTTCCAATCGCCTGCGGGACGGCTGCAATCCTGCCAGGTTATGTGGTTCTCGCCGACAGTGAAGGCGTCTTCGCCGCCGAGGTCGAGCGCATGCGCGAACTTGCGGACCTGGCGATTGCCCGCCAGGGACGGTCGGCAATGCTGCGCAAGCACCTTGCCGCCGGCCGCTCCATCTTTTCCTTCGAGCAGGAGGACCTTGCATGA
- a CDS encoding autoinducer binding domain-containing protein, producing MKKRLDHLIDVLSLSSDEQSIRLALLTFTQQCGFEKFAYVNLRYGDTEAFSNYPQEWQEIYLANDYQRIDPVVTAARRALKPFYWSAPPLRPEPPTEEREFYTHASRYGIVSGLSIPIRIGFGRTAILTLASHLPAFKGEGMIDDIQAITATTLVHAKLKGRSVMARPRVQLSGREKECLNWAALGKTIPVTADILGINHHTVRYYLAKARRKLRANNTVNAVYLAARHGLI from the coding sequence TTGAAGAAGAGACTGGATCATCTGATTGATGTCTTGAGCCTTTCGTCCGATGAACAATCAATACGGCTGGCCTTGTTGACATTTACCCAGCAATGCGGCTTCGAGAAGTTCGCCTATGTCAACCTGCGCTACGGCGATACGGAAGCCTTTTCCAACTATCCGCAGGAATGGCAGGAGATCTATCTCGCCAACGACTACCAGCGGATTGATCCGGTCGTCACGGCAGCCAGGCGCGCCCTGAAGCCCTTCTACTGGTCAGCCCCGCCCCTGCGCCCCGAGCCCCCGACGGAAGAGCGCGAATTTTATACACATGCCAGTCGGTACGGGATCGTCTCCGGCCTTTCCATCCCGATACGCATCGGCTTCGGTCGAACCGCCATTCTGACGCTCGCCTCGCACCTGCCCGCGTTCAAAGGGGAGGGAATGATCGACGACATACAGGCGATTACGGCCACGACACTCGTCCATGCCAAATTGAAGGGCCGAAGCGTCATGGCCAGGCCACGGGTCCAGTTGTCGGGACGGGAGAAGGAATGCCTCAACTGGGCCGCACTCGGTAAAACCATACCGGTGACGGCTGACATCCTGGGCATCAACCACCATACCGTTCGCTATTACCTCGCCAAGGCGAGGCGGAAGCTGCGTGCCAACAATACGGTGAACGCAGTCTATCTGGCGGCGCGCCATGGATTGATCTGA